The sequence CGCGGGCTGAGGTTGTACGGTTACCGATGGGGTGGGCAGAGATACCGGTGTGGTCGTGAATGCAACAATCGACATTGCCGGCGTTGGGGTAGCAACGGTCGTCGGTAGTTGCATCGCCACTAGGCTCTGCCGGATGGTCATTGCTGCCAGTACGATGCGACCGGTCTGAAAACCCAGCCAACCGGCCAACAGCGCTAACAGTACCAGCAGAATCATACGTCCTGGCCGACGAAGTTTAGATGATCGCTCAGGTGGAACCGGACTGGTCGTTAGTAAGTGGAGCAGCAGCTCCTGATCGGTCTGTTCGCGAATTGCGCGACAGGTCGGACAATGGTTAAGGTGAATCTGTAAACGGAGTCTGGTACTAGACTCAGCGCCTGGACGAATACCGGCGGCCAGAAGTGCACGTGCTTCATTACAGTTCATACGAATGCCATGAATGTATCAATAGTACGTCCATAATATACCATTGTGCTGATCGATATGCTATGATACAAAACGTGGCGTTATACACTTTTTTAGATTAAGGAGAAATAAATGCGACACTCTCGCCGAGTGTGGTGGATCGGATTGATAGTCGCTCTCGTCGGGCTGGTTTCACCCGTCTTTGCTGCGCCAATTCGCAACAATATCGTAAATGTTGACCAATTTGGTGATGAAAAAGACCTGCCCCCGAACCTGCTCAGTGATGAAGAAATTGAGCGTATTGATCGTCTGCAAAACGATGCAAAGTATCCGAGTGCGTTAAGTGAGATCAGTCCTGACGATGGTGCAGTGTTGTTCAGTTCGGCAGACGGTATCGCCTTTCTTGAGATCGAAACCGGTGATACCGTTGCGGTTGATACTACCGTGTTTGACTTCTTTGTCCCGTTGCCATTCTTTGGCTTTGGTCGTTTTAGCTGGCAAGATGAGCGTACTCTGGGTGTATTGGCGGTAAACTTCTTCGCGACCGGTAATGAAGACGCTTTTGCTGCACTTGCCATTGATCGATATAGCGGAACGATCACGGCGCAACCGGTTGGTATTCCTGACGAAAATATCGGGATTGTCTCCGTTGCCCCAAACCTGACCAGTTGGCTCATTGTGCGTGAGCCACCTTCTGAGGATGATGTTGATGAAACTGAGGCATTCAAGCCATTTACCGTTCGGCATACTCTTGGTCTCCCTTCACCGATTGCGCTGCGCGTCAATCGCATTGAACTGCCAGCACGAGTTCAGCGGCGTGTCGATTTGTTGCGTCAACGGCGTTCCGATCTCTTGAATCGATTTCTCTTCCAGCAGCAGGCTGAAGATAATGTGGTTGAAGTGACCCGTGCTCCGTATGACCTCTTCCTCTATGATGCGACTACTAGGAGCGAACGGTATATCACCAGTATTCCTTACGCTTCCGCATTACTCGGTGAAACCTGGACAAGCGACTCCACATATCTCGCCGTCTCGTTTATCGGTGTCCCCGATGCCGAAGGACGTGGATTTTATGTTGGTTCGCTCTTTTCAGAGGAGATTTATCGTGATGTGACCGGTAATCTGCCTCCGGCCCAGAACCCGATCATTCAGAACAATAACACGTATGTTGTTGATGCGGTCAGCGGCCAAACTCAGGTGATCCGACCCGATCCGACCCTTGGTGCACCCATTCTTGAAGCGCACGATTGGGCGCCTGGCGGTCAGTCATTGTTGATCAAGGCCCACCATCCGGCGTATCTGCAAGGACGTACTCATCCGGTGTACTACCCGCGCTTTGCTTCGCGCACCAGTTTCCGCTTCTACGACCGGGGAAGTAACGGTCAACTCCGTCAAACCGGTACATTTACTCATCCGATGCTCTCTGGTGGTGATGTTTCATTCGCGTTCAGCATTGCCGATTTTGTCAGCCCTGATGAGATCATTGTGCGGGGAGTGGTTGGCAGCAACCGTCATCCCTATTACTACAATCGCGTGTCAGGCGAATTGCGTAATCTCGCCGATCGTGCCGGTGTTTACTACAATGTTGTTGCCACCAGCAGCCGCACCCGCCAGATTGTCTTTACCTACACCTCATACACCGATCCGCCGGATATCTACCGTCTGCGTTGGGATGGCAGTGCCCTATTCCGGCTAACCTGGTATAACGAAGAGCTGCGCCGTGAGGCTAATCTCCGCCAAGACCCGGTGACCTTTACCCTACGGAACGGTCAGGTGCGGGTTGGTACCTTGATCCAATCGGCTGACGCTCCTTTCCCACCGCGTAATGTTCCTCTGATCGTCTGGCAGGAGGGTGGGCCAAATGTGCCAATGATTAATCAGTGGCAGGCCAATGTCGAAAATCCGTATGCCTTACTCCCTTCTTTCGGATTTGCGCTGCTGATAACGCCGCTTGCTGGTCGTCACGGTTACACTCCAGAAGTCTTTAACTCGCTGGTTGATCGAAATAATTTCGGGCAGATCGATATTGACGAACAGGCCGAGATTGTGCAACAGGCGATTGCTCGTGGTTGGACATCACGGGGCAAAGTTGGCATTACCGGGTGTTCGTATGGAGGCTACTTCGTGCTGCAAAGCATTGTGCGCTATCCCGATCTGTATACAGCGGCTAATCCGCAGTGTGCGTTCATCGATCTCATCAGTGATTGGACATTAGGTGGTGGCCCACTGGTGCCGTATATGGAGGGATTGCCACCGTATAAAGCTATTCGTGAATACGTCAACGACTCGCCGAGTTACGGTGTTGATCGGGTGAAAGCGGCTGTGCTAACCTTCCACGGTACCGAGGATTTCTTGCCGATCGTGCAGAACGAGAACTTCCATCTGCAACTGGTCAATCGTGGCGTTCCAGCACGAATGGTGCGCTTTATCTACGAAGGGCATGGTCTGTCAATGGCAGAAAACCAGCTTTATGCTGCTCAGGAGCAGATCGCTTGGTTCCGGACTCATCTGAAGTAGGCAAAGCGATCCGTATGTTCAGATGATCGCGATCGGGTAGCATGCCTTCTGTTACGGCAGGGGTGGGTCCGCGACCTGCCCTGAACCTGCAATAATGTGGCCAACCGTATGGTGTACCCGCTCCCAGAGGTTTACAACGTGTCTTCCCGACCCGGCAGTGTTAACGGAGAAGATATTGAAATAGGAGTGAGCGGTAGGGGTGGGTTTCACCCGCAGCTTGCAAGCAGAGAACCCGGGTATGCAATGGTTATACCTGCTCATGACGTGATGCGGGTTGGCGGTCCGCGCTCCCAGATAATCTGGTAATTGAAGGGAAATAGCTCATCTGTTTCGGAATGACTGACAATGATACGACGACCATTCTATTATCGTCTGAGTGAAGGAATGCGCATTAGTGTCCGCCCGTATTACCTGCCGGGGCACTCGTTTCCGCCGTTGCAGCGCTACGTCTTTGCTTACGAGGTGCGGATCGAAAACATTAGCCGACGTACCGCGCAGTTGATGCGTCGGCGCTGGTTGATCTATGACTCCATAGGTGAAGAACAAGAAGTTGTTGGTGATGGCGTTGTCGGTTTACAACCAACACTCGGCCCTGGTGATGTGCATGAATACCAAAGCTTCTGTGTGCTTAAGTCACCACGAGGATGGATGGAGGGAGAATACTTCTTTCGCACCCCCGACAACCAAACCTTTGCTGCCAGTATTCCGCGCTTTGATCTGATCGCTGATGTTGAGATGATTGACGACGATGACCTATTACGATAAACGTCGTCGTGCTCGTTCACGTCGATACGTGCTCACGAAAATAACGGCCAGCAATGGCAGCAGCCATGGCCAGTCGCGTCGCTCCTCGCGGAGCAGTCGCCAAGTAGCACGGAGCTGAATAATCCAGGGGAAGCGGGCCAGTTGTACTTCTAGCAGTACCTGGAGGCGACGCTGCCAGGTCGATGAATTGTCTTGGTTCATAGGAGATGGCTTTCTGGTCAAGAAGGGCAGCGATAACCTCCATTTGCGAACCAAACCAGGATTGGTCGCAGTAGATGTTGTGTTTCTCATCGCTACCTTTCCCTCCAATCATGCAAATGGTATTTCCGCAGGGCATTCGTAGGGGTAGGTTGAGAACCCACCCCTACGAAGTCCTGACCATTTATCCCTCAAAGAACTTGCGATTCTTCTCGATGTAGCTCTTCCACTGCTCTGGCACGGCGTCATCGGCGAAGATGGCCTCGACCGGGCATTCTGGTTCGCACGCGCCACAATCAATGCATTCGTCGGGGTTGATGTAATACTGGTCGTCACCCTCATAAATGCAATCCACCGGACAGACCGCCACGCACGAGGCGTCTTTCGTGCCGATGCACGGCTCAGTAATAACGTATGGCACAGATGTCTCCTTCCTATTGACGCTTCGATCACCCGTACAATGGTTGTTTGGTTCCAGACTACTACAGGCGGAATTGGCCCGTCTACCACTTTTGTACCACTTCGCCACAAAGTTGTGGTTTAACGCGCAAGGTACGTTCAGGATGGTAACTGACCAACCCTGGCGGACCGCCGGGTATCTTACGAACTGATCGACGCCGACAGAGATCAACCTCTACTGCCGCGTCATGCCGTGCCTGACTATAGTAAGCGGCCAGTGCTGCTGCTTCGGTAATCGTCTGTTGCGGCGGATTATCGGCGCGAATAATGACATGCGCGCCGTGAATATGGCGGGCGTGTAACCACAAGTCGGTTGGGCGAGCGATGCGAAAGGTTACTTCTTCGTTCTGCCGGGCAGTGCGGCCAATATAGATCGGCAGGCCATCACTCGAGCGTATCTGTAATGGCCGTGACCGCAAAGAAGGACGGCGCGTTGTTGAAGGACGGAGATAACCGGCCTCTTCCGCTTCGGTTGCAATCAGATCGATCTGATGCGATTCATCGGCAATTTCTAGCAAGGCGAGCAACTGATCGAGACCGGCCAGGCGCTGTTCGGCCTCTGCCAATCGTTCGGGCAGAATACTACGAGCGCTCTTTGCTTTTTCATACGCCTTGAAACGCTCTTGGGCTTGTTCAATAAGTGACCGGTTTGGGTCGAGAACAATGCGCTCTCCCTCTACGATCAATTCGCTGGCTCGTGGAGGTAATTGATGGAGGAACGCGAAGATCATCTCGCCTTCCCAGCGTAAGCGATCCAGCTCGGCGGCACGCTTCAGCTCAGCAGCAATCTGAGCACGCTGGCGCTCGATATGTTCACGGCTGGCAAGGAGCCGTTCCCGCAACTCTTCACGTCGCCGATCACGTCCTAACGGTTGCTGTCGGGCAGAATAAAAGGCTTCAAGCGCGGCGCTCATGCCTGGCATGGGGATTGCATTGGGGAGATGGAGGGGATGATATGGCGCAAACCCGACAGGACCTTGCTCGTCGTTGATCAGATGCGGTGCCGGTGGTTCAGCAAATATCTCGCGTAAACGGGCAGCCACAGTGTAGGCCGGTAATCCCTGGGTTGATTGCGGAATTGAACCACAGGCCCGGGTTAATACTTCACGGGCAACTTGTGGCGAGACACCCCGATACGCTCCGACCAGGGCTTTTACCGGATCATTACCTGTTAACGCTGCAATCTCGGCTGCGGTAGCTCGTAACGGATCACGTTTGTCGGGAGCTGGCGGTAGCGTATACACATGCCGTGGCAAGATCACTCGACTACTCATGCGAGGTGAAACCCGCTTGATCGCATCGAGAATGGTGTTATTATCATCAACTAAGATGATGTTACTCCGCCGGTCTTGTGGTTCCACCACAAGATCACAATGTAATAAGTTATCGGCAGTCAGTGTCGCGTCATCGTCGTCAACATCGTCAACCAACTCGTCGCGATCGTTTGTCGGTTTGCGCGACTCCATCGGTTTCGCTATACTGAACAAAACGACTCGCTCGTAGGGAGGCTGTTCAATATTAATGATGCGACCACCGAGCACGTATTTGCGTAACAATAAGAGAAAGGGCGTTTCACCGTCAACGCCACGTGTTGGCCGCTGACCGATCAGATGAATCCGTGCAGTCTGCGCATCGGCTGAAGCCAGCAAATAATGGCGCCGACCGTCTCGGTATACCTCTAATCCAATCGTTAGAGGTCCAACAAGGACAACGCGCTGAATCCGTCCGTAGAGCACCGTAGTGCGTAATTCTTCCACGACGGCAGTTAATGTAAGAGCATCAAAGTACATACGGTTGCAACGTTAAGGTATAAGCGATACCATCAGCAGGATACCACAAGCAGGCGCGGGCATGGAACAGTTGCTTAATCCAGTGTTACAGGGTAAACCACCACAACCACTCCTCGTCGTCATTTCAGGGCCGTCTGGAGTAGGTAAAGACTCGGTCTTAATGCGGATGCGTGAGTTGGGTTTTCCGTTTCACTTCGTCGTGACGGCGAACAGTCGTCCGCAACGTCCGGGTGAGATCGACGGGGTAGACTATCATTTTGTGACGACTGAGCGCTTTCGTGAGATGATCCAGAACGACGAATTACTGGAATGGGCTGAGGTATACGGTCAGTATAAAGGCATTCCTAAGTTTGAGATTCGCCAGGCGATTGCGAGTGGGCGGGATGTGATCCTGCGGATCAATGTTGACGGTGCGGCAACCATTAAGCGGTTGGCGCCAGAGGCGGTCTTCATCTTTCTGGCGCCAGCCTCGATTGATGAGCTGCGTCACCGTCTGTTATTGCGACGTACTGAGTCGCCAGATGAAATCGAACGTCGCCTGGCGATGGTCAACGATGAAATGGCTCAGTTACCTAACTTCGATTACGTGGTTATCAATCATGCTGACCGCCTTGATGAAACGGTTGGTCAGATTCGTGCAATTATCAGTGCCGAGAAAGCGCGCGTTTATCCACGGCGGATTTCTCTCTAGTGTGATCGTACAAGGAGTCAGCGAATGAATATCCAGGAACGTTTGGCAAACGATCTGAAAGATGCGATGCGTGCCGGTGATAAGATGCGCGTGAATGCGATTCGCGCGGCGCGGGCTGCACTTCAGGCTGCGCAACTCGACGCTGCCAAACAGCGCTTTGATGCCGCAGTTGCCGAAATTGAGGCCAGATATGCAGGTGATCCGGCGGCAATTGAAGCGGCCAAAGCGAATATTTCGATAGATAGCCACGCTGCTCTGAGCGAGGCTGAACAAGAGGCGGTGATTGCACGCGAGATTAAGCGTCGGCGTGATGCAGTAGAAATCTATCAGAAAGCCGGGCGTACCGATCTGGCCGCTGCTGAAGAGGCTGAGATCGCCGTCTTGAGCGAATATCTGCCCAAGATGCTCAGCCCTGAAGAATTACGACCATTAGTGGCGGCAGTGATTGCTGAACTAGGGGTCAGTGGCCCATCAGCAATGGGTAAGGTCATGCCGGTACTCCTCGAACGGTTTAAGGGTCGAGCCGAGAACCGCATTCTGAGTCAGGTGGCCCGTGAACTGCTGAGTACCGGGTAAGGCTACAGTGTTGAGTACGCCTATGAAAGCTCTTTCCTACCGCCGGTTATCCCGTTGGTTTGTACCTCCACAATGGTTGTCGCTTTCACGTCGACAGATACGGCTCCTTCTGGCGGCGCTTTTACTCTGGGCGGGAATCTGGGCAGTCCTGTCGTTCAGACTGCCCGGCGCCGGTGGTTTACAGGTCGGTCAGCCCAGTCCACTGAGTATTTCTTCGCCTACCGAGGTCATCTACACCAGTGAGGTGCTCACTGCTGAACGTCGCGCACAGGCTGCCAACAACCCCGATAATCTGGTTTACTTCAACGATCCTCAAATCCCGATAGAGCAACGCCAACAACTTTTTAGCCTTCTTGAAACCATTGGTCGGATTCGCACCGATCCGACGCTTTCAGCAGCCGAACGCATCCGCGCACTGAGCAAGCTGCCGAGTGCTAATGTCCAGCTCACGAACGAACAGGCACGCTTGATTCTAGAACTCGACGATGAAGCATGGTCATTACTACGCACGACAATCCTTAATCTGTACGACCGAGCCATCGAACGGTACGATTACGCCATTGATGAACGAGCGCTCAACCAGCTCCGCGAGCGCTGGCTGAGTTTTTGGCTGGCAACGACTTCGCTTGATGATGCTCAGCGCGAGCTGGCCCAAACAATGACGGCAGCGTTTCTTCGGGTTAATCGAACTCTGGATACCGCAGCTACCGAAGAGCGTCGGGCAAACGCTCAAGCTCAGGTAGCGCCGGTTGAAGTCAAAGTGCTGGCAGGAGAGATGATCATCCGTGCCGGAGAGATTGTCACTCCCGCCCATATCGAAAAACTTCAGGCTACTGGGGCAATGCCACGACCGTTAGGATGGTCTGAATTGCTTGGCGATGCTTTGCTAGCAGCAATGCTTGTCGCTGGGATTATTGGCTATCTCTGTGTGTTCCAGTCCAAAATTGCTGCTCATCCCCGCTCTCTCTTCGTCCTGATGACTAGTATCATCATAACGCTGGCATTTGCACGTCTGGTGTTGCTCATCTACGATGCACGGCCAATTTTCTTTCCGCTGGCTATGCTGGCGGTAGTGACCACGGTTGTCTTTTGCGGTCAGATTGGTTTTGCCACCAGTTTGCTAACCGCGATTGTGGTAGGTGTACTGGAAGGTAATGATTTGACCCTGACTGCGACGCTCTTTGCCAGTTGTACCAGCGCTATTCTCCTGACCCGCAGTGCTGATCGCTTGCGTTCGTTTCTCATTGCCGGTCTAGGTGTGACCGCAACGGTGATCGGGCTTGAGGTTACGTTCTGGCTGAGTCAACAGGCTATCTTTACCATTACCGGTTTTGGCGGCTGGATGCTCCCAACCCTCCTAGCCGCCCTCGTCAATGGCGGGTTGACCACTATTCTCTCGTTTGGCCTGTTTAACGTTGTCGGGCGGATGGCCGGGCAGGTCACAGCGTTGCAGTTAATGGAGCTAGCGCATCCATCGCGACCGTTGCTGCGGAAACTGATCCGTGAAGCACCGGGTACCTATTACCATAGCGTTGCGGTGGGGAATCTGGCCGAGGCTGCGGCTGAGGCGATTGGAGCCGATGCGCTCTTGCTCCGCGTGGCGGCTTACTACCACGATATTGGTAAGACGATACGTCCGGCTTTTTTTACCGATAACCAGATGGGCCGCGAAAACGTCCACGATGATCTTGATCCTTATACCAGTGCACAGATCATCATCGACCACGTCCGTGAGGGGATCAAAATAGCGCGCGCTGCCGGACTGCCGGAACAGATTATCGATTTTATCGCAACGCACCATGGCACCGGTCTGGTACGCCATTTTTATCAACTGGCCTTGCAGCGGTACGATCACGTTGATGAACGTGATTTTCGTTATCCAGGACCACGCCCCCAAACTCGTGAACAAGCCATCTTGATGTTAGCCGACTCGGTGGAGGCTACGGTGCGGGCGAAGGCCCAGCATGGTAAACTCGTTGCTAGACGGAACAACGAATCTGCCGAACGTACACCCAATGGGACAGTTACCCTTGATGAGCTGGTTCAGTCGATTATTGATGCCCGTGTGCGTGAGGGTGAACTCAGTGATGCCCCACTGACTATGCGTGAGTTGCGGCAGATCAAGGACGTTTTCGTCAATAATTTGCAATCGATTTATCATCCGCGTGTTGATTATGCACCATCGCTTATCCGAAGCTGAGCAGGAGCAAGCCTGTGATGTACACTGCTGATAGCCCAATTCTTGGCCCGCAAACCGCTGCAATGGATCAGATGAGTCGTTATATCCTCAGCCGACCTCACGGTGAATATACCGAAAAGGATATTGCTGATGTGATAATTCCCGCATACGTGCAGGTATGTTTACCGGTAGGAGTTGATCCACTGATCGCTGTTGCTCAGATGATCCACGAGACCGGCAATTTAACCAGTTTCTGGAGCCAGCGACCACGACGCAACCCGGCCGGAATTGGGGTTACCGGTCAGTGGCAAACTCATCAACCGGCCGATCTGCGTGGATGGGCATACAACACGCAACGCCAGCGTTGGGAAGCCGGGCTAAGCTTTGCGACCTGGGCCGACGATGCCATTCCGGCACAGGTGGGTCGTTTGTTAGCGTATGCCTTGCCAGAAGGAAGTGAAACACCACCGCAACGTTCCTTAATTGCCAAAGCGCTCAGCTATCGCCCATTCCCACGGGCTTTCCGGGGAAGCGCACGCACGATCAAGCAATTGGGGCGTGCCCATAATCCACTCGGTGCGCAGGGCGCTGGATGGGCCAGCCCCGGCCATAACTACGGTGAAGCAATTGCGCGGATTGCCAATCAAATTCTGGCGATTCCCCTTACGTAGAGCCTGATCAAAAAACCGGATTGCTGCCCATACCGCACGCATAGTGCCTTCGCTATGTGTCGTTGTGCCAAAGATAGTGTTTTCCTTGCAGCGTTCGCCTTTGAGAATGGTGGGATATTACGCCATCTATGTGGTGTCGGATCGGGGTAATTTGGAATAGCATCGGTAGTACCGAGATTGGAGATGAACGGGAGGACGAAAGATTGTTGTGCACCCGCCTTTGGTAATACCCATACCGTCGGCATCCTTTGTGATTAGGTCGTAGATGGCAAACACCTACGTTCTTGTTCGACCCAGGTATGTCTGTAACCTGAACGTTTCGACTTATCTGTTCGTTCATTGGGCTTATCACCCT comes from Chloroflexus sp. Y-396-1 and encodes:
- a CDS encoding S9 family peptidase → MRHSRRVWWIGLIVALVGLVSPVFAAPIRNNIVNVDQFGDEKDLPPNLLSDEEIERIDRLQNDAKYPSALSEISPDDGAVLFSSADGIAFLEIETGDTVAVDTTVFDFFVPLPFFGFGRFSWQDERTLGVLAVNFFATGNEDAFAALAIDRYSGTITAQPVGIPDENIGIVSVAPNLTSWLIVREPPSEDDVDETEAFKPFTVRHTLGLPSPIALRVNRIELPARVQRRVDLLRQRRSDLLNRFLFQQQAEDNVVEVTRAPYDLFLYDATTRSERYITSIPYASALLGETWTSDSTYLAVSFIGVPDAEGRGFYVGSLFSEEIYRDVTGNLPPAQNPIIQNNNTYVVDAVSGQTQVIRPDPTLGAPILEAHDWAPGGQSLLIKAHHPAYLQGRTHPVYYPRFASRTSFRFYDRGSNGQLRQTGTFTHPMLSGGDVSFAFSIADFVSPDEIIVRGVVGSNRHPYYYNRVSGELRNLADRAGVYYNVVATSSRTRQIVFTYTSYTDPPDIYRLRWDGSALFRLTWYNEELRREANLRQDPVTFTLRNGQVRVGTLIQSADAPFPPRNVPLIVWQEGGPNVPMINQWQANVENPYALLPSFGFALLITPLAGRHGYTPEVFNSLVDRNNFGQIDIDEQAEIVQQAIARGWTSRGKVGITGCSYGGYFVLQSIVRYPDLYTAANPQCAFIDLISDWTLGGGPLVPYMEGLPPYKAIREYVNDSPSYGVDRVKAAVLTFHGTEDFLPIVQNENFHLQLVNRGVPARMVRFIYEGHGLSMAENQLYAAQEQIAWFRTHLK
- the apaG gene encoding Co2+/Mg2+ efflux protein ApaG, with the translated sequence MIRRPFYYRLSEGMRISVRPYYLPGHSFPPLQRYVFAYEVRIENISRRTAQLMRRRWLIYDSIGEEQEVVGDGVVGLQPTLGPGDVHEYQSFCVLKSPRGWMEGEYFFRTPDNQTFAASIPRFDLIADVEMIDDDDLLR
- a CDS encoding ferredoxin; protein product: MPYVITEPCIGTKDASCVAVCPVDCIYEGDDQYYINPDECIDCGACEPECPVEAIFADDAVPEQWKSYIEKNRKFFEG
- a CDS encoding NFACT family protein, which encodes MYFDALTLTAVVEELRTTVLYGRIQRVVLVGPLTIGLEVYRDGRRHYLLASADAQTARIHLIGQRPTRGVDGETPFLLLLRKYVLGGRIINIEQPPYERVVLFSIAKPMESRKPTNDRDELVDDVDDDDATLTADNLLHCDLVVEPQDRRSNIILVDDNNTILDAIKRVSPRMSSRVILPRHVYTLPPAPDKRDPLRATAAEIAALTGNDPVKALVGAYRGVSPQVAREVLTRACGSIPQSTQGLPAYTVAARLREIFAEPPAPHLINDEQGPVGFAPYHPLHLPNAIPMPGMSAALEAFYSARQQPLGRDRRREELRERLLASREHIERQRAQIAAELKRAAELDRLRWEGEMIFAFLHQLPPRASELIVEGERIVLDPNRSLIEQAQERFKAYEKAKSARSILPERLAEAEQRLAGLDQLLALLEIADESHQIDLIATEAEEAGYLRPSTTRRPSLRSRPLQIRSSDGLPIYIGRTARQNEEVTFRIARPTDLWLHARHIHGAHVIIRADNPPQQTITEAAALAAYYSQARHDAAVEVDLCRRRSVRKIPGGPPGLVSYHPERTLRVKPQLCGEVVQKW
- a CDS encoding guanylate kinase, translating into MEQLLNPVLQGKPPQPLLVVISGPSGVGKDSVLMRMRELGFPFHFVVTANSRPQRPGEIDGVDYHFVTTERFREMIQNDELLEWAEVYGQYKGIPKFEIRQAIASGRDVILRINVDGAATIKRLAPEAVFIFLAPASIDELRHRLLLRRTESPDEIERRLAMVNDEMAQLPNFDYVVINHADRLDETVGQIRAIISAEKARVYPRRISL
- a CDS encoding GatB/YqeY domain-containing protein; translated protein: MNIQERLANDLKDAMRAGDKMRVNAIRAARAALQAAQLDAAKQRFDAAVAEIEARYAGDPAAIEAAKANISIDSHAALSEAEQEAVIAREIKRRRDAVEIYQKAGRTDLAAAEEAEIAVLSEYLPKMLSPEELRPLVAAVIAELGVSGPSAMGKVMPVLLERFKGRAENRILSQVARELLSTG
- a CDS encoding HD family phosphohydrolase, translating into MKALSYRRLSRWFVPPQWLSLSRRQIRLLLAALLLWAGIWAVLSFRLPGAGGLQVGQPSPLSISSPTEVIYTSEVLTAERRAQAANNPDNLVYFNDPQIPIEQRQQLFSLLETIGRIRTDPTLSAAERIRALSKLPSANVQLTNEQARLILELDDEAWSLLRTTILNLYDRAIERYDYAIDERALNQLRERWLSFWLATTSLDDAQRELAQTMTAAFLRVNRTLDTAATEERRANAQAQVAPVEVKVLAGEMIIRAGEIVTPAHIEKLQATGAMPRPLGWSELLGDALLAAMLVAGIIGYLCVFQSKIAAHPRSLFVLMTSIIITLAFARLVLLIYDARPIFFPLAMLAVVTTVVFCGQIGFATSLLTAIVVGVLEGNDLTLTATLFASCTSAILLTRSADRLRSFLIAGLGVTATVIGLEVTFWLSQQAIFTITGFGGWMLPTLLAALVNGGLTTILSFGLFNVVGRMAGQVTALQLMELAHPSRPLLRKLIREAPGTYYHSVAVGNLAEAAAEAIGADALLLRVAAYYHDIGKTIRPAFFTDNQMGRENVHDDLDPYTSAQIIIDHVREGIKIARAAGLPEQIIDFIATHHGTGLVRHFYQLALQRYDHVDERDFRYPGPRPQTREQAILMLADSVEATVRAKAQHGKLVARRNNESAERTPNGTVTLDELVQSIIDARVREGELSDAPLTMRELRQIKDVFVNNLQSIYHPRVDYAPSLIRS
- a CDS encoding glucosaminidase domain-containing protein, whose amino-acid sequence is MYTADSPILGPQTAAMDQMSRYILSRPHGEYTEKDIADVIIPAYVQVCLPVGVDPLIAVAQMIHETGNLTSFWSQRPRRNPAGIGVTGQWQTHQPADLRGWAYNTQRQRWEAGLSFATWADDAIPAQVGRLLAYALPEGSETPPQRSLIAKALSYRPFPRAFRGSARTIKQLGRAHNPLGAQGAGWASPGHNYGEAIARIANQILAIPLT